TTTCAAAGTACTGGACCATTGGAAGATACAGATAGCTATCAGTCTTGGCAAGATGGCTATACACAGAATCCTAAATCAAATAATGACTATCGAAGTGGGTATGATGATGGCTATCTGGAAGGATATGACGAAGGATATGAAGATGGTTATTACGAAGAGGATTCTTACAATTATAAAGACCACAAAAAGTCTAATAAGAAAAGTCTGAATGCTCTTTCTGTCTCTCAAAGTGCATCGATGGGAAATAGAACGCAAACAGTAACGTATGAACAAACAACAACTATTGGAACATCTATTGGCGGTCTGTTCGCTTTTTTACTGTGGGTTACATTATTCGTTGGTATTATTTTGTATAGAGGAATGATTCAATGGGCAGCTATCGACAATGTAGAAAGACGATTGTTTAGCTTTAAATCAGTGTTTATGGATTTTATCAAGAGAAATGGACAACGTACAATTGTAGCTAATCTCTTGGTTTCACTTTATACATTCTTATGGTCATTGTTATTTTTTGTACCTGGAGTTGTTAAGCAACTATCATATGGGATGACAAATTATTTATTGAAAAAAGATCCAGAATTATCTCCTAAAGAAGCGATTGCTTTAAGTCAAGAGCTCATGAAGGGATATAAAATGGAATATTTGATTTTTTCTTATTCATTTATCCTATGGTACTTTGCAACAATATTTAGTTTTGGTTTGACTAGCCTGTATGTGATTCCTTATTATAGCGTGTCAGAGGTACTATTTTTTGAGCAAATCATTTCAGAAAAACATCATTTATTTTCTCAAGAAAAAGCAGCAGGATTTGCTGATTTTTAAGCGAAAAAGAAGCAATCATTGGACTTTCCAGTTGATTGCTTCTTTTATTTTTATGAACCTGTACTAATAAAAGGACTGATTAAACCAGCTAATCCTTCGATATTTCTTGTTTGAATCATAATTGTTCCGCTTCCGTGAAATTCATTAACAACGCCTTCGCCTGTTGTAAAACCAAATAGTCCAGAAGCGACTTTTATATCATAATCTAAGGATTCAGACCAGGCCACAACGTGTTGATTATCAACGACAAATGGTTTAGTGCCATCCAAATGAATCTCTACAATATCTCCATAACTATTGATCAATAGCGACCCTGAACCGGATGTTTCCATTACAAATAATCCACCTGTTCCGCCAAAAATAGCACCACTAAGTTTTTGACGTTTCATACTATAAGAAACAGTCGAGTCACAGGCTAAAAAAGCGCCTGTGTTTAAACGCCAATGCTCACTTCCTACTTGAAGTTCTTTGATTGCTCCTGGTGTAGATGGAGCCAACGCAACTTTTGCCGTATCTGTTAAGCCAGATGCTTTAGTAATAAAAAAACTTTCTCCGCTAGACATCGAACGACCTAAAGCACGGATTGCACCACTTAACCCTGATTTTCCGTTACTATTCATCTTTCCTTCAAGATGGATTTCACCATTATGATAAACCATCGCTCCACTTTCCAGCTGAATACTTTCCTCTTTTCGTAAATCCACTTCTACCAATGGAAAAACGGTATTTTCTGTCATTTTATAATCCATTTAACAAAACCTCCATTTTATTTCTATAACTAGTATACCTTAGTTTAAATGGATTTTATTTAAAATTTTACAATTTTCTA
The DNA window shown above is from Enterococcus sp. 4G2_DIV0659 and carries:
- a CDS encoding DUF975 family protein, which gives rise to MIRSDLKKKAQAHLHGHYGNWSVFVLIPCILLFIYFFFTFALFQSTGPLEDTDSYQSWQDGYTQNPKSNNDYRSGYDDGYLEGYDEGYEDGYYEEDSYNYKDHKKSNKKSLNALSVSQSASMGNRTQTVTYEQTTTIGTSIGGLFAFLLWVTLFVGIILYRGMIQWAAIDNVERRLFSFKSVFMDFIKRNGQRTIVANLLVSLYTFLWSLLFFVPGVVKQLSYGMTNYLLKKDPELSPKEAIALSQELMKGYKMEYLIFSYSFILWYFATIFSFGLTSLYVIPYYSVSEVLFFEQIISEKHHLFSQEKAAGFADF
- a CDS encoding TIGR00266 family protein produces the protein MDYKMTENTVFPLVEVDLRKEESIQLESGAMVYHNGEIHLEGKMNSNGKSGLSGAIRALGRSMSSGESFFITKASGLTDTAKVALAPSTPGAIKELQVGSEHWRLNTGAFLACDSTVSYSMKRQKLSGAIFGGTGGLFVMETSGSGSLLINSYGDIVEIHLDGTKPFVVDNQHVVAWSESLDYDIKVASGLFGFTTGEGVVNEFHGSGTIMIQTRNIEGLAGLISPFISTGS